One part of the Synergistaceae bacterium genome encodes these proteins:
- a CDS encoding 4Fe-4S dicluster domain-containing protein — protein sequence MSQKGFRHDMNKCLECRACVVSCKDKNDLPVGVNFNAIEERERGKFPDVFVWFTLKMCRHCSNPACVAACPTGAMTKDDDTGMVYVKEDVCIGCGACAKACPYGAVQVREDTKKAAKCNGCIDMLKRGELPVCVASCTSRCLTLADVDELRKESGLVRAVNDDVSPEKTEPNLYYKPKKGMRA from the coding sequence ATGAGCCAGAAAGGTTTTCGCCACGATATGAACAAGTGCCTCGAATGCCGTGCGTGTGTAGTCTCATGCAAGGACAAAAACGATTTGCCCGTTGGTGTGAACTTCAATGCGATTGAGGAGAGGGAGCGCGGGAAATTCCCGGACGTTTTCGTCTGGTTCACGCTGAAAATGTGTCGGCACTGCTCGAATCCTGCGTGTGTCGCGGCATGTCCTACAGGTGCGATGACGAAAGACGACGACACCGGGATGGTATACGTGAAGGAAGATGTCTGCATAGGGTGCGGGGCTTGCGCTAAGGCGTGTCCTTACGGAGCTGTCCAGGTTCGCGAGGACACAAAGAAGGCCGCGAAATGCAACGGCTGTATTGACATGCTGAAACGCGGCGAGCTTCCTGTGTGTGTTGCGTCATGCACAAGCAGGTGCTTAACCCTTGCTGATGTTGACGAATTACGCAAAGAATCGGGACTCGTCCGGGCGGTCAATGATGACGTTTCACCCGAAAAGACAGAGCCGAATCTCTACTACAAGCCCAAAAAGGGAATGAGAGCATAA
- a CDS encoding molybdopterin-dependent oxidoreductase produces the protein MGLIDTISKFKLGRRAFLKWSAAVSALTALTGYENELKKITPAEAQEISQEKGEWKNAPCWHNCGGRCHIKALVSGGKIVRLKTDDTHPDSIDYPQLRACARGHAQRQQVAGPDRLKYPMKRTHWTHGGGDKSLRGRDTWERISWDEALDIVASEIRESKEKYGPKSIFLMDENFNNQGGEIFRVLGLYGGYMSKYGSRSRGAWRQAMRPIFGYDRKFHNQNDRLDLVKAKLILLWGSNPAWNSYPSAMNNLIRAKEAGAKIIAIDPMYTTTASVIADEYIPIRPATDTPLILAMAYVMLKEDSPEKPMIDWDFLNRCTVGFDSEHMPKGADPKLNFKDYVLGNLDGLPKTPEWASKICGTPVDTIYRLAREVGLTKPVTALFAWNSARADKATHVCLAQTTLAAMTGNVGIAGGAFSCSCQERSTEGGPALVAPGSTGVKAIKNPIPNSERMCANEHWRAILTGKYTAGQGDKKDLDVHVIYHAHSNIVSQTANTMESIEAHKKVDFIVTHQFLLNSNAMFSDVVLPITTPWERDGMVLGGAREVIIWTQKVIDPLFEAKDDGWIALELGKRLGLDPKEVEPVSLKQQNFNMLAGAKVAKPDNSGMETLLTITADDIKAMGVEGQPQQGRITLSELREAGSYQVPRKMDDAFYYINNKKFRDDPEKNPLKTRDGKIQIYCGELAEMVTKAGWNEGHPIAIYEPSTEGYEATFSDFEKGIKGKYPLQVCSVHVPRGAHGNVSNSLWLREAFPIPLLMNPVDAESRGLKEDDTVKIFNDHGTVVRRLHITERVMPGVVMLGEGSWVQLNEDGYDIGGCPNVLTGTFPSGPDIESFVSIAEVAKYDKPSLPDALWPQRIIF, from the coding sequence ATGGGATTAATTGACACGATCTCAAAATTCAAGCTGGGACGGCGTGCTTTCCTCAAATGGAGCGCGGCTGTTTCGGCATTGACGGCTTTAACGGGCTATGAGAACGAACTCAAGAAGATAACGCCCGCTGAGGCTCAGGAAATTTCACAGGAAAAAGGCGAATGGAAAAACGCTCCGTGCTGGCATAACTGCGGAGGACGCTGCCACATCAAAGCACTCGTTAGCGGGGGGAAAATTGTCCGTCTCAAGACCGATGACACTCACCCCGACTCAATCGATTACCCGCAGCTGAGAGCCTGCGCGAGGGGACACGCACAGCGTCAGCAAGTTGCCGGGCCGGACAGGCTGAAGTACCCGATGAAGCGGACTCACTGGACACACGGAGGCGGGGACAAATCATTACGGGGGCGCGACACGTGGGAGAGAATCTCATGGGACGAGGCACTAGACATTGTTGCGTCAGAGATTCGCGAGTCAAAGGAGAAGTACGGCCCTAAGTCAATATTCCTCATGGATGAGAACTTCAACAATCAGGGCGGGGAAATTTTCCGGGTACTTGGGCTTTACGGCGGTTACATGTCGAAATACGGCAGCAGGTCTCGCGGTGCATGGAGGCAGGCAATGAGGCCGATTTTCGGTTACGACAGGAAATTTCACAATCAGAATGACCGACTCGACCTCGTGAAAGCAAAACTGATTCTCCTCTGGGGAAGTAATCCTGCGTGGAACAGTTACCCTTCAGCAATGAACAACTTGATTCGCGCAAAGGAAGCCGGAGCGAAAATCATCGCGATAGATCCCATGTACACAACAACAGCCTCCGTTATCGCCGATGAGTATATCCCGATAAGACCCGCGACCGACACACCGCTAATTCTCGCAATGGCTTACGTTATGCTGAAGGAAGACAGCCCCGAAAAGCCTATGATTGACTGGGACTTCCTGAACCGCTGCACAGTAGGATTCGACTCTGAGCATATGCCGAAAGGAGCAGATCCCAAGCTCAACTTCAAGGATTACGTTTTGGGGAATCTTGACGGACTTCCCAAGACTCCCGAATGGGCATCAAAAATCTGCGGGACTCCTGTTGATACGATTTACCGTCTTGCGCGTGAAGTCGGACTCACGAAACCCGTAACAGCTCTCTTTGCGTGGAACTCTGCGCGTGCTGACAAAGCGACTCATGTCTGCCTCGCTCAGACAACGTTAGCGGCCATGACGGGCAATGTGGGGATCGCGGGCGGTGCGTTCTCGTGCAGCTGTCAGGAACGTTCAACGGAAGGCGGCCCTGCTCTTGTAGCTCCCGGCTCAACAGGCGTTAAGGCAATCAAGAATCCCATTCCCAACAGCGAGAGAATGTGCGCTAATGAACACTGGCGGGCAATCCTCACAGGGAAATACACTGCGGGACAGGGCGACAAGAAAGATTTGGACGTTCACGTGATATATCATGCCCATAGCAACATAGTCTCGCAGACAGCCAACACGATGGAAAGCATCGAGGCTCACAAAAAGGTTGACTTCATTGTTACTCATCAATTTTTGCTCAACAGCAACGCTATGTTCTCAGATGTCGTACTCCCAATCACAACCCCTTGGGAGCGGGACGGAATGGTATTAGGCGGAGCGCGTGAGGTCATCATATGGACGCAGAAAGTTATTGACCCGTTATTTGAGGCAAAAGATGACGGATGGATAGCGTTGGAGTTAGGCAAGAGGCTCGGACTTGACCCGAAAGAAGTTGAACCCGTTTCACTGAAGCAGCAGAACTTCAACATGTTGGCCGGGGCGAAAGTCGCAAAGCCGGACAATTCCGGGATGGAGACTCTTTTGACGATTACCGCCGATGACATTAAAGCGATGGGCGTTGAGGGACAGCCTCAGCAGGGACGAATAACACTCAGCGAATTACGCGAGGCAGGAAGCTACCAGGTGCCGCGAAAAATGGATGACGCTTTCTACTACATCAACAACAAGAAATTCCGCGATGACCCGGAGAAAAATCCCCTCAAGACTCGCGACGGGAAAATTCAGATTTACTGCGGTGAATTGGCCGAAATGGTAACAAAAGCAGGATGGAACGAGGGACACCCGATAGCAATCTATGAGCCGTCAACAGAAGGCTACGAGGCTACATTCTCGGATTTCGAGAAGGGCATAAAGGGGAAATACCCGCTTCAGGTTTGCAGTGTCCACGTCCCAAGAGGAGCGCACGGAAATGTCAGCAATTCATTGTGGCTCCGTGAAGCGTTCCCGATTCCGTTGTTGATGAATCCTGTTGACGCAGAATCACGCGGACTCAAAGAGGATGATACCGTCAAAATCTTCAACGATCACGGGACTGTAGTACGCAGGCTTCACATCACAGAGCGAGTCATGCCCGGAGTCGTAATGCTCGGCGAGGGTTCATGGGTACAGCTCAATGAAGACGGCTATGACATCGGAGGCTGCCCGAACGTTTTGACAGGCACATTCCCTTCAGGGCCGGACATTGAGTCGTTCGTGAGCATTGCGGAAGTAGCGAAATATGACAAGCCTTCACTGCCCGATGCTTTGTGGCCTCAGAGAATAATATTCTAG
- a CDS encoding molecular chaperone TorD family protein — translation MGEKLNRDDLKIIMEMRQYGYDVLKKIFYVEPSKSLLQAMRDNEIFDSFPFREEGNLIDTGINFITKFFADKKDKDDEMTSEVRWDFTQLFVGPYALPAPPWESVYRSNEHLLYQDTAFEVRREYLKYNFIPKNYPHEADDHIGFELDFMLRLAGNEDALKDSRKFLDDHLSQWVSEFSRDIQKYALTEFYRGAGIILKGFVLEDMNLLGEILG, via the coding sequence ATGGGTGAAAAACTTAACAGGGACGATCTCAAAATCATTATGGAGATGAGGCAATACGGCTATGACGTTCTGAAGAAAATATTTTACGTTGAGCCGTCAAAATCACTTCTTCAGGCAATGAGGGACAATGAAATTTTTGACAGTTTCCCGTTCCGCGAGGAAGGCAATCTCATCGACACGGGAATAAATTTCATCACAAAATTTTTCGCAGACAAGAAAGACAAAGACGACGAAATGACATCAGAAGTCCGCTGGGATTTCACGCAGTTATTCGTAGGGCCGTATGCGCTTCCTGCTCCGCCGTGGGAGTCTGTTTACCGCAGCAACGAGCATTTACTGTATCAGGATACGGCGTTCGAGGTTCGGCGGGAGTATCTCAAATATAACTTTATCCCGAAAAATTATCCTCATGAGGCAGACGATCATATAGGGTTCGAGCTTGATTTCATGTTACGGCTTGCGGGGAATGAAGACGCACTGAAAGACAGCAGGAAATTTCTTGACGATCATTTGTCGCAATGGGTCTCGGAATTTTCGCGGGACATTCAGAAATACGCGCTCACAGAATTTTACAGGGGAGCAGGAATTATTCTCAAAGGCTTTGTGCTTGAGGATATGAATCTTCTCGGTGAAATTCTTGGCTGA
- the mobB gene encoding molybdopterin-guanine dinucleotide biosynthesis protein B, producing MEVFIIRNIPVYAVCGWSGSGKTTFIEGLIPELRKRGIRVAVVKHDAHNFSVDREGKDTYRFTQAGAEVVAITSGTHSAIMENRFTPLEDILTRIHDVDVIIAEGFKSVKGLKRIGLRRGDYGLPDGEYIAVISDVPFECDVPVFGINDYRAFAEWLITDIGLLRLN from the coding sequence TTGGAGGTTTTCATTATTCGGAATATACCAGTTTACGCGGTCTGCGGGTGGTCAGGCTCAGGCAAGACAACATTCATTGAGGGGCTAATACCCGAACTCAGGAAGCGCGGAATCAGAGTCGCAGTCGTGAAACATGACGCGCATAATTTTTCGGTTGACCGTGAAGGCAAAGACACATACCGTTTCACGCAGGCAGGCGCGGAGGTTGTCGCAATAACTTCCGGGACTCACTCGGCAATAATGGAGAACAGATTTACGCCGCTTGAGGATATATTGACCCGTATTCATGATGTCGATGTGATTATCGCGGAGGGCTTCAAGAGTGTGAAAGGCTTAAAGCGAATCGGACTCCGGCGCGGGGATTATGGCCTTCCTGACGGTGAATATATTGCGGTGATTAGTGATGTCCCTTTTGAGTGTGATGTTCCTGTTTTCGGGATTAATGATTACCGGGCGTTTGCGGAATGGCTGATTACTGACATTGGATTATTGCGCCTGAACTGA
- a CDS encoding transglutaminase family protein translates to MRKILGVLLVFAVVFSFASVSFAEYKGTVTFDVNLKDAAKAEKAELWLPYPMSDANQTITLVDVKSNGAKVGVENDPKAGAVYLHATWTKPAEVPSLTMSFKVDSHYAKKPAAALKETKDAFPPEVMKYTMATPSLPIDKGFCAEASMEFLKKETVLEKAQSIYMWVLEHTFRDESVKEGCGLGLPERTISEKSGGGKCADISSVFVALARASGIPARDVYGLRVDPAKSGEITGNYHCWTEFYVPGTGWVMADPADVRKKMLNEKIEKVADAKKWIDFFWAGDDLLRIALNRDTRETVLSESTAKTPLTYFMYPYAEIDGKAIDWFSPKTFEFKVKLDLD, encoded by the coding sequence ATGCGTAAAATTTTAGGCGTACTCCTCGTTTTTGCGGTAGTGTTCTCGTTCGCTTCCGTATCATTCGCAGAGTACAAAGGCACAGTAACATTTGACGTAAACCTCAAAGACGCGGCAAAAGCTGAGAAAGCTGAATTGTGGCTCCCCTATCCTATGTCAGACGCGAATCAGACAATAACGCTTGTTGACGTGAAATCGAACGGCGCGAAAGTCGGAGTCGAGAATGACCCGAAAGCCGGAGCAGTTTACCTCCATGCGACATGGACAAAGCCCGCTGAAGTTCCGAGCCTCACGATGTCGTTCAAGGTCGACTCGCATTACGCAAAGAAACCCGCGGCGGCTCTCAAAGAGACAAAAGACGCATTCCCGCCGGAAGTCATGAAATACACGATGGCGACTCCCTCGCTCCCAATCGATAAAGGCTTCTGCGCTGAGGCAAGCATGGAATTTCTCAAGAAAGAGACCGTTCTCGAAAAGGCTCAGAGTATTTACATGTGGGTGCTTGAGCATACATTCAGGGACGAGAGCGTGAAAGAGGGCTGCGGACTCGGACTTCCTGAGCGCACAATCTCAGAGAAGAGCGGCGGCGGAAAATGCGCGGACATCAGCTCGGTGTTCGTTGCGCTGGCGAGGGCTTCAGGGATTCCGGCGAGGGATGTTTACGGCTTGAGGGTTGACCCGGCCAAGTCAGGCGAGATCACCGGAAACTATCACTGCTGGACAGAGTTCTACGTTCCCGGAACAGGCTGGGTGATGGCTGACCCTGCCGATGTCCGCAAGAAGATGCTGAATGAGAAAATCGAGAAGGTTGCGGACGCAAAGAAATGGATTGATTTCTTCTGGGCGGGCGATGACCTTCTGAGAATCGCTCTCAACCGCGACACACGCGAGACAGTATTGAGTGAGTCAACAGCAAAGACTCCGTTGACGTACTTCATGTATCCCTATGCGGAGATTGACGGAAAAGCGATAGACTGGTTCAGCCCTAAGACATTCGAGTTCAAAGTGAAACTTGATTTAGACTAA
- a CDS encoding TVP38/TMEM64 family protein, protein MKSKILILSAFVIAVVSYFIFPPYKNFIDMTLSAFASGDFGVMREFIADYGAYAAAVSFFLMIFQSVAAPLPAFVITLANANLFGWVKGAILSWSSAMAGAALCFYISRVLGRNAAEKLTSRAGLQSVDKFFDRYGTHSILIARLLPFISFDLVSYAAGLTSMRFLPFFVATGVGQLPATIVYSYVGGMLTGGAQMLMTGLLFLFALSAVVVMMRQIYRERGK, encoded by the coding sequence ATGAAAAGCAAAATATTAATCCTCTCAGCTTTCGTTATCGCTGTCGTTTCGTATTTCATTTTCCCGCCGTACAAGAATTTCATTGACATGACTCTCTCTGCGTTTGCGTCGGGGGATTTCGGGGTCATGCGTGAATTTATTGCTGACTACGGAGCATACGCCGCGGCGGTGTCGTTTTTCCTGATGATATTTCAGTCGGTAGCCGCTCCCCTTCCTGCGTTCGTCATCACTCTTGCGAATGCGAATCTTTTCGGCTGGGTGAAGGGCGCAATCCTCTCATGGTCAAGCGCGATGGCCGGGGCTGCTTTGTGCTTCTACATTTCGCGGGTACTCGGACGGAATGCCGCTGAGAAACTCACGAGCCGGGCAGGGCTTCAGTCAGTCGACAAATTTTTTGACCGCTACGGAACTCACAGCATACTTATTGCGCGACTCCTTCCGTTTATCTCGTTCGACCTTGTGAGCTATGCGGCGGGGCTAACGTCAATGCGTTTCTTGCCTTTCTTTGTGGCAACGGGAGTCGGACAATTACCTGCAACAATCGTATATTCATATGTCGGCGGAATGCTGACGGGCGGAGCGCAAATGTTGATGACGGGATTACTATTCCTCTTTGCGCTGTCTGCTGTCGTTGTGATGATGAGACAGATTTACAGGGAGCGCGGAAAATGA
- a CDS encoding TVP38/TMEM64 family protein, producing MTRRIKVVAFVILLTVIILLGHYFGGTEKFIEAAKNSRALADDYPLTAMMIYILATSFCCVVLAMPGAFFAVIAGILFEPFTGTILCVIAATLGAVLAFLAGRYFLRDSVRPMIETNSLLKKFLIDDVQHSGVILLMVTRLVPVFPYNLQNFAYGLTDIKLLPYTVYTFIFIAPGSAVFTLGAAGIGDSERRNLYLFIAVSVAVIVTIAGVILHKKFIRR from the coding sequence ATGACCCGCCGGATAAAAGTTGTAGCCTTTGTGATTTTGCTGACGGTGATAATTTTGCTGGGTCATTATTTCGGAGGCACTGAGAAATTCATTGAGGCCGCGAAAAATTCCCGTGCGCTTGCTGACGATTACCCATTAACGGCCATGATGATATACATTCTCGCTACATCATTCTGCTGTGTCGTTCTTGCTATGCCGGGGGCGTTCTTTGCGGTTATCGCTGGGATTCTCTTTGAGCCTTTCACGGGGACAATACTATGCGTGATTGCGGCGACTCTGGGTGCTGTGCTTGCGTTTCTTGCGGGAAGATATTTCCTGCGCGACTCAGTTCGTCCGATGATTGAGACAAATTCCCTGCTCAAGAAATTTCTGATTGATGACGTTCAGCACAGCGGAGTGATTTTGCTGATGGTAACGCGGCTTGTACCTGTATTCCCGTATAACCTTCAGAATTTCGCTTACGGCCTCACGGACATAAAGCTATTGCCGTATACTGTGTACACGTTCATATTTATCGCTCCGGGTTCTGCGGTCTTCACGCTGGGCGCGGCGGGTATCGGAGACTCTGAGCGGAGAAATCTATACTTGTTCATTGCCGTATCAGTCGCAGTAATCGTAACAATCGCGGGAGTCATTCTGCACAAAAAATTCATTAGGAGGTAA
- a CDS encoding (Fe-S)-binding protein, whose protein sequence is MSIRKFLFRSAMKADMFLAASSILRQSSGKSETVFFPGCSLMGYNPEYVFAVRDYIIGNLGSCGIFTACCAKPLKLMGESKLFTKRLDSVRRSLDAMNARTVITACQSCNNLLRQYDTGREILSLWPLIQSHGLPERLRGKFSGLDASIQDSCTSLPEVSESVRRILAFLGVNVIEFPLKKCCGGVQTLTTCDSRYGRKCKIERANESPCDIIISYCASCRSAMSLGGHDSIHILDLIFGEGEPSAKHSNLYNRYITARRVRHDTV, encoded by the coding sequence ATGAGCATCAGAAAATTTCTGTTCCGTTCGGCAATGAAAGCTGATATGTTTCTCGCGGCCTCATCAATTCTCAGACAGTCATCGGGGAAAAGTGAGACCGTGTTTTTTCCGGGGTGCAGTCTCATGGGCTACAATCCTGAATATGTCTTTGCGGTTCGTGATTACATCATCGGGAATTTAGGCTCCTGCGGAATATTCACGGCCTGCTGCGCCAAACCGCTAAAGCTCATGGGAGAGTCAAAACTATTCACGAAACGACTCGACAGCGTAAGGCGGTCTCTTGACGCAATGAACGCCCGCACGGTGATTACAGCCTGCCAGAGCTGCAACAACCTTCTCCGGCAATACGACACGGGACGGGAAATATTATCCTTGTGGCCTCTGATACAGTCTCACGGACTCCCCGAAAGATTACGCGGGAAATTCTCCGGGCTTGACGCAAGCATTCAGGACTCATGCACGAGCCTGCCGGAAGTCTCCGAGAGCGTCAGGAGGATTCTTGCGTTTCTCGGCGTGAATGTGATTGAGTTTCCGCTGAAGAAATGCTGCGGAGGAGTCCAGACTCTCACGACATGCGACTCACGTTACGGCAGAAAGTGCAAGATTGAGCGGGCGAACGAATCACCCTGCGACATCATAATCTCATACTGCGCCTCTTGCCGGTCTGCTATGAGTCTCGGAGGACATGACAGCATTCACATACTTGATTTAATTTTCGGGGAGGGCGAGCCGTCAGCAAAACATTCTAACCTCTACAACAGATACATCACAGCAAGGAGAGTACGACATGATACCGTTTGA
- the arsS gene encoding arsenosugar biosynthesis radical SAM protein ArsS (Some members of this family are selenoproteins.), with protein MIPFEEMIDDNALKFTAEKLRVLQVNIGSLCNLSCTHCHINAGPGRKEIMTRETMTHILRILPNFETLDITGGAPEMNPDFRFLVDEAAKLGAHIIVRSNLVIMTQRGYEDIPSFLADRNIEIAASLPCYTEENCDSMRGKGTFSAAISVLKTLNALGYGHDESHILDLVYNPNGDFLPPNQSELEAEYKSRLMSEHGITFTRLFTITNNPIGRFGDSLRKSGDYDSYMNLLRDSFNPSAAENMMCRFQLSVGWDGKLYDCDFNQPLGLTIDGPENIADLHEIHRRRIRFGNHCYACTAGSGSSCGGTTVQ; from the coding sequence ATGATACCGTTTGAAGAAATGATTGATGATAACGCGCTGAAATTCACGGCGGAAAAATTGCGGGTGCTTCAGGTCAATATAGGGAGTCTCTGCAATCTTTCCTGCACTCACTGCCACATTAACGCCGGGCCGGGACGGAAAGAGATTATGACGCGGGAGACAATGACTCACATTCTGCGGATACTCCCGAATTTTGAGACTCTCGACATTACCGGGGGTGCGCCGGAAATGAATCCTGATTTCCGTTTTCTTGTTGACGAGGCCGCGAAACTCGGAGCGCATATCATCGTGAGAAGTAATCTTGTTATCATGACGCAGAGAGGCTACGAGGATATACCCTCTTTTCTTGCTGACAGAAATATAGAGATTGCCGCGTCCCTTCCCTGTTACACGGAGGAGAACTGCGACTCAATGAGGGGAAAAGGTACATTCAGTGCCGCAATATCTGTGCTGAAGACTCTTAACGCCCTAGGCTACGGCCATGATGAGAGTCATATTCTCGATCTCGTCTACAATCCTAACGGTGATTTTCTCCCTCCGAATCAGTCCGAGCTTGAAGCGGAATACAAATCGCGCCTAATGTCCGAACACGGGATCACATTCACCCGGCTGTTTACCATCACAAATAACCCGATCGGGCGTTTCGGCGACTCTCTCAGGAAGTCGGGAGACTATGACAGCTACATGAATCTCCTGCGCGACTCCTTCAACCCGTCAGCAGCAGAAAATATGATGTGCAGATTTCAATTGTCTGTCGGCTGGGACGGGAAATTGTACGACTGCGATTTCAATCAGCCGTTAGGACTCACGATTGACGGCCCGGAAAATATCGCAGACCTTCACGAGATTCACAGGAGGCGAATCAGATTCGGGAATCACTGTTACGCCTGCACAGCCGGAAGCGGGTCAAGCTGCGGAGGAACGACAGTACAGTGA
- a CDS encoding TIGR04283 family arsenosugar biosynthesis glycosyltransferase: protein MISVIVPVLNEAERITGLISSLQSLDGEKEIIISDGGSTDGTREKISAFSNVTLINSPSGRARQMNAGAEISSGKILWFVHADSIVSPSSLHDIERAISDGAIGGFFRLKFYDAGDCFMRFIERTSHTRAKNFCLIFGDQGLFLRRDIFDDLGGFADVSLMEDWEISRRLKRFHSQGKIHALDTVIGTSARRYTQNGRFHTWLKMNIVKALYILGVNTETLRLIYDGGK, encoded by the coding sequence GTGATTTCGGTGATTGTCCCTGTCCTGAACGAGGCCGAAAGAATCACGGGGCTAATATCATCATTGCAGAGTCTTGACGGGGAAAAGGAGATAATAATCTCTGACGGAGGAAGCACGGACGGTACACGCGAAAAAATTTCAGCCTTCAGCAATGTAACACTCATAAATTCACCATCAGGACGCGCAAGACAAATGAACGCCGGAGCAGAAATATCATCGGGGAAAATTCTGTGGTTTGTACACGCTGACTCTATCGTCTCACCTTCAAGCCTTCACGACATAGAACGGGCAATTTCTGACGGGGCAATAGGGGGATTTTTCCGGCTGAAGTTTTATGACGCTGGCGACTGTTTCATGCGGTTCATTGAGCGGACATCACACACGCGGGCAAAAAATTTCTGTCTCATTTTCGGGGATCAGGGATTATTTCTGAGGCGTGATATTTTTGACGATCTCGGAGGATTCGCGGACGTTTCATTGATGGAGGACTGGGAAATTTCGCGGAGGCTGAAGCGTTTTCACAGTCAGGGGAAAATTCACGCGCTTGATACTGTGATAGGGACATCGGCAAGAAGATACACGCAGAACGGAAGATTTCACACGTGGCTGAAGATGAATATCGTGAAGGCTCTGTACATTCTCGGCGTGAACACTGAGACATTGAGGCTGATTTATGACGGCGGGAAATGA
- a CDS encoding TIGR04282 family arsenosugar biosynthesis glycosyltransferase — protein MTAGNDNALIIFSRLPIGHETKTRLAPLLNETQRSKLHLAMWRDIFGEALKLRNTDIYLYWTGSGNISDWQKYIPCSFILRKQEGENLGERMRNAMRDIFALRYKRAVIIGSDIPSVKAENIARAFGSLNDSDAVIGPSSDGGYWLIGMRKFIPEAFGISSWGNSSVLAETVRTLAGLGISCGTADTLDDLDTPEDVIRYRGMNSDTCTGQYISSDTVL, from the coding sequence ATGACGGCGGGAAATGATAACGCGCTCATAATATTCTCCCGTCTTCCCATCGGCCATGAGACAAAGACGAGACTCGCCCCGCTCCTGAATGAGACTCAGCGGTCAAAATTACACCTTGCTATGTGGCGTGATATTTTCGGCGAGGCACTGAAGCTCCGTAACACCGACATATATTTATATTGGACGGGAAGCGGGAACATTTCAGACTGGCAGAAATATATTCCGTGTTCGTTCATTCTCAGAAAACAGGAAGGTGAAAATCTCGGTGAAAGAATGCGTAATGCCATGCGGGATATTTTTGCGCTGAGATATAAGCGGGCTGTGATTATCGGCTCTGACATTCCATCGGTGAAGGCTGAGAATATCGCACGGGCTTTCGGCTCGCTGAATGACTCTGACGCTGTTATAGGGCCGTCATCTGACGGAGGCTACTGGCTCATAGGCATGAGGAAATTTATCCCTGAGGCATTCGGCATATCATCATGGGGAAATTCGAGCGTCCTTGCTGAGACTGTGAGAACGCTGGCCGGACTCGGAATATCATGCGGGACAGCGGACACTCTTGACGATTTAGACACGCCCGAAGATGTCATCAGATACAGGGGCATGAACTCAGACACCTGCACCGGGCAATATATATCTTCTGATACTGTTCTGTGA